In Aspergillus fumigatus Af293 chromosome 2, whole genome shotgun sequence, a genomic segment contains:
- a CDS encoding STIMATE family protein: MSLPSMTSLAAAATAIAVMSSSVPTSSPTPSIPRPSSMAGPHHDPDGEDNGECRLLGPFSILVQAALGSLALLSLVYKRWRERPQRPVKVWAFDVSKQVFGSAMLHLANLLMSMFSAGQFEITSKYRPNPCSFYLLNLGIDTTLGIPILIFILHILNRLAAYTPLANPPESIESGNYGAPPRAAWWFKQAMIYFFGLLGMKICVFFLIQLLPFIVKIGDWALRWTEGNTALQIIFVMLLFPVIMNAIQYYIIDTFIKRPLSRTHELLQEDDEVEDALLDDGRTPHNALLSSAEDADTFGPDEGIIGKDLGKTLEPPAGPNGFRHVEYDPAVDGEYFSPASSTSASSSSSHGEYDAMSSSTKLTPQNKRP, encoded by the exons ATGTCTCTCCCGTCTATGACTTCactggcggcggcggctaCAGCCATCGCAGTAATGAGCAGTAGCGTCCCAACATCATCACCCACACCTTCAATACCTAGACCTTCTTCCATGGCCGGTCCGCATCATGATCCTGATGGGGAAGATAATGGAGAATGCAGGCTGTTGGGTCCCTTTTCGATTCTCGTCCAAGCGGCTCTCGGATCCCTGGCGCTGTTGTCCTTAGTATACAAACGCTGGAGGGAGAGACCCCAGCGGCCTGTGAAGGTGTGGGCATTTGATGTATCAAAACAAGTCTTTGGGTCGGCAATGCTACATCTTGCGAATCTACTCATGTCCATGTTCTCAGCCGGCCAGTTCGAAATCACGAGCAAATACAGACCGAATCCATGCTCTTTCTATCTATTAAATTTGGGGATTGAT ACTACACTCGGAATCCCcattctcatcttcatcctccacATTCTAAACCGCCTAGCGGCATATACTCCCCTTGCGAATCCCCCGGAATCAATAGAGTCTGGAAACTATGGCGCGCCACCACGGGCCGCCTGGTGGTTCAAGCAGGCTATGATATACTTCTTCGGGCTTTTGGGAATGAAAATATgcgtcttctttctcatccaaCTACTGCCATTCATAGTCAAGATAGGTGACTGGGCTCTGCGCTGGACGGAAGGGAACACAGCTCTGCagatcatcttcgtcatGCTGCTTTTCCCAGTGATCATGAACGCGATCCAGTACTACATCATCGATACTTTCATCAAAAGACCGCTATCTCGAACTCACGAGCTGCTccaggaagacgatgaagtAGAAGATGCTTTGTTGGATGACGGTCGGACACCGCACAATGCACTGCTGTCTAGCGCTGAGGATGCTGATACATTTGGGCCGGATGAAGGTATTATAGGAAAGGATTTGGGCAAAACTCTTGAACCGCCTGCAGGGCCGAACGGTTTTCGTCATGTCGAGTACGATCCAGCAGTTGATGGAGAGTATTTCTCCCCGGCGTCATCAACGTCtgccagctccagcagcagtCATGGCGAATATGATGCAATGTCATCTTCGACAAAGCTTACACCTCAGAACAAGAGACCATGA